The sequence GGTGGGCAGCGGCCGGCGGCGCGGAAAGCTGCTCGTACCCGGGAAGGCCTTCGCGGAGCTGCCGAACGCCGTGGTCCTGGAGGGACTCGGGGGCGCCTGACCCCCGCCCGACCTCCGCCCGGCCTCCGGGTCAGCCCGTCGTCGTGTGGTGGGCCAGCGCCAGATGCGGGTCCGACTCGCCGGGCGCGGGTGACGGGTCGGCGTGCACCAGGGCCGCGGTGAGGCCCGGTACGGCGTGCAGCAGGGCGTGTTCGGCCGCGACCGCCACGCGGTGGGCCTGCCGTACGCTCGCCTCCCCGTCGACGACCACGGCCACCTCGGCGCGCAGCCGGTGGCCGATCCAGCGCAGCCGCAGCTCACCGATCCCGTGCACGCCCGGCACCTCCCGCAGTGCCCGCTCGGCCGAGTCGAGGAGCGCCGGGTCGACCGCGTCCATGACCCGGCGGAACACCTCGCGCGCGGCGTCACGCAGCACCAGCAGCAGGGCCGCCGTGATCGCCAACCCGACCACCGGGTCGGCGAGTTGCCAGCCGATCGCCGCGCCGCCCGCGCCCAGCAGCACGGCGAGCGAGGTGAAGCCGTCCGTCCGGGCGTGCAGTCCGTCCGCGACCAGCGCGGCCGAGCCGATCTCGCGGCCGACGCGGATGCGGTAGCGGGCCACCCACTCGTTGCCCACGAAGCCGATGACGGCCGCCGCGGCGACCACCGGCAGATGCTCGACGGGGCGCGGATCGAGCAGCCGGTCGATCGCCGTCCAGCCCGCGAAGACCGCGGAGGCCGCGATCGTCAGCACGATCACGAGTCCGGCCAGGTCCTCCGCCCGGCCGTAGCCGTAGGTGAAGCGGCGTGTCGCGGCCCGCCGGCCCAGCACGAAGGCGATGCCGAGCGGTACGGCGGTGAGCGCGTCCGCCGCGTTGTGCACGGTGTCGCCGAGCAGTGCCACCGAGCCGGAGACGGCGACGACGACCGCCTGCGCCACGGCGGTCACGCCGAGGACGGCCAGCGAGATCCAGAGCGTACGGACACCCCGGGCCGAGGACTCCAGGGCGGAGTCGACCTTGTCGGTGGTCGCGTGGGAATGCGGAGTGAGGAGGTGGGTCAGCCTGTGCCGGAGCGGGTGCCCGGACCGGGACGGGTGCCCCGAGCCGTGCGCGTGGCCGGGACGGCCGTGCGCGTGGCCGGACGTGGGCGCCCGGTCGGGTGCGTGATCATGCCCGTACCCGTCCTCCCCATCCCCGTACCCGTGGTCGTGCCGGTGCCCGCCCTGCTCGGTGCTCACACGTTCCCCTTCCCGGGACTCCGGTGCGCTCGGTGGACCCGGACCCGGACCTGGCCGGGCCCTGGACCCGGATCTGGCCCCGATGTCACTCGATGGACTTGCCCGGCCCACCGCGCCATTATGTGCGTATGAGCGCACGCATGCACCTGTCACCTGCGCACGATGAGCATCCGCGCACGCCGGGCGAGGAGCAGTTCGCCCTGGCCGCCGAACTTCTCGCCCTCCTGGGGGATCGCACCCGTCTCGTCCTGCTGCACTTTCTGGCCGAGGACGAGGCGGACGTCACGACGCTGACGGAGCGGTGCGGCGCCGCCCGCCCGGCGGTCAGCCAGCACCTGGCCCGCCTGCGGCTGGCGGGCCTTGTCAACACGCGCAAGGAGGGCCGCCGGGTGATCTATTCGCTGCGGGACGGGCATCTGCGCCGGGTCGTGGACGAGGCGCTGAATCTGGCCGACCACCGGCTGAGCGACAGGCCGGCGCACGATTGAGCGGTCCTGTCCGCCGTCCTGTTTCGGGTGCGGCCTCTGGGTACTCGGGGCGTGAGAGCCAGCCTGCCTCCGGGCGGGGGAGGCGCGACCGGGGGATGCTGAGGAGGCGGAACCACGGCACGGCCCGGCGAGTTCTTCCGGCGCCGTCGGCCGTCCGCCCACACCCCTCGGCACGATTCAGGAACGGTACTGCCATGAACCGCGACGCAAGAGTCCGAAGCGACGTCGTCTCCAGCCATTCGGTGGCGGGCGCCCCGTGCTGGGTCAGCCTGACGGCGCGCGACCAGGAGACCTCCGAGGCCTTCTACCGGGCGGTCCTGGGCTGGCGGTTCCGGACGACCTCACTGATGGACCGCTTCCGGATCGCCTACGCGGACGGGGTGCCCGTCGCGGGCATCGCGGCCGTGGCCACGATGTGGCAGATGGCAGTCGCCTGGACCCCGTACTTCGCCGTGGACAGTGCCGACGAGGCGGTGGCCCGGGGCCAGGAGCGCGGTGGCACGACGGCGGTCGGGCCCATCGGCTTCCCGCCGGGCCGGGCGGCCCTGCTGGCGGACCGCGACGGAGCCGTCTTCGGCATCTGGGAGGGCCAGCTCGTCGTCGGCTGGGAGACCTGGCGGCGGGCCGCCCCCGCCTTCCTCAGGCTTCACACCCGCAACGCCTTCGACGCCGCGATGTTCTACGGCGAGGTGCTGGAGTGGGCGACCTCGCGGCCCGGCTGCTGCGAGGTGCACTACGACGGGGACGAGGTGGTCCTGCGCAGCGACGGCGCCGTGGTGGCCCGTATCCACTCCGGTGCGGTGGAGGCCGCTCCCGACCCCACGATCCGGCCGCACTGGCAGGTCCACTTCCCGGTCCCGGACGTGGAGGCCTGTGTCCGTGCGGCGCTGGCTCACGGGGGCACGGTCCGGGACGGCGCGACCACCACGGAGGCGGTGCTGCGGGATCCCGACGGCGCGCAGTTCACGGTGACGTCGAAGCCTCAGCCGTGAGTTCCGCGGCCGGCGGATCGCGCCACCAGAATGATTCCTTCCGGCTCAAAGAAGCCTATTCATGACCGGAAGTGACTGATAAAGAATCGGGTTGTCTGTCAATTGCACGAAACCCCTTGCTGCCGCCCCGTCACGGCACGTACATCTGTCCCCGCAACAGTCGTATTCCGGGGGGATGTTGGCATATGCAAGGTACGGTCGACGGATTCAGCTATGGAACGGTCACACCGGTCACGGCTTATGTGATGGCCTGTCTGGGAGCCGCCCTGGGACTGCGTTGCATCACCCGCTCCCTGCGCAACGACAAGTCGTGGAAACCGGGTTGGCTCGCGCTCGGGGCGGCTTCGATCGGCTGCGGGATCTGGACCATGCATTTCATCGCCATGATCGGATTCCAGGTCGAGGAGAGCCGTATCCGCTACGACGTCGGCCTGACCGTGCTCAGCCTCGCGGTGGCGATAGCCGTGGTAGGTATCGGCGTCCTCGCCGTCGGCTATCGCGGTGCGAGCACGACGACCCTGGTCATCGCGGGCACGTTCACCGGCCTCGGGGTCGCGGCCATGCACTACATCGGCATGGCCGCCATTCGCCTCAACGGCAGCCTGCGGTACGAGGTCCGTACCGTCGCGCTCTCCGTCCTGATCGCCGTCGTCGCCGCGACCGCCGCGCTCTGGGCGGCGGTCGCGATCCGCGGCTTCCTGACCAGCCTGGCGGCGAGCCTCGTCATGGGCGTCGCCGTGACCGGTATGCACTACACGGGCATGGCGGCCGTCAGCGTGCACCTGCACGGTGCGGCCGGCTCGCCCGACGTGGGCGACTCCGCCCACTCGCTGCTGCTGCCGATGCTCATCGGCCCGGTCCTCTTCCTGGCGCTCGCGGGAGTGGTGGTGATGTTCGACCCGATGCTCGTCCTCGGGGACGGCGACTGGAACCGGACCGCGTCCCGCCGCCGGGGGCCCGGCCCGCGCACGGAGCCGCCCGCCTGGTCCGGCTCGGCGTTCGAGGCCCCGCCGAAGGCGACGGACCGGCGCGCGTACGAGCCCGGTGCGCCGGGGCGGCGCAACGGGTGAACGCTGCCGGGACGGCCCAGGAAGGTCAGCCCATCCGGGTCAGCCCAGGCGGGGGATCTCGATCGCCGGGCAGCGGTCCATGACCATGTCGAGGCCGGCCGCGCGGGTGCGCTGGTACGCGGCCTCGTCGATCACGCCGAGCTGGTACCAGACGGCCTTGGCGCCGATGGCGACGGCCTCGTCGGCGACGGCGCCGGCCAGGTCGCTGTTGACGAACACGTCGACCACGTCGACCTCGAAGGGAATGTCCGCCAGGGAGGCGTATCCCTTCTCCCCGTGGACCGTCTCGGCCTTCGGGTGGACGGGGATCACGCGCTTGCCGTAGCGCTGGAGCACGTCCGCGACGCCGTACGCGGCACGGCGTTCGTTCGACGACAGGCCCACGACGGCCCAGGTGTCGCCGCTCTCGGTGAGGATCTTGCGGATCGTTGCCGGGTCGCCGTACACGGTGGGCCTCCTGCGGGTGTGAGTGTGTCTGGGCCCGACAACAGCGGGGGTGGCCCGGTGATTCCCGACGTCGGGCAGGCGCCCCGTCCAGTTCATGGGAGGGGGTGGGGCTGCGGGCCTGGGCGGGGTGCGGCCCGGTGGGGGTTGTTCACGCAGTTCCCCGGGCCCCTGGCGGTGTGCAGTTCCCGTGCCCTGAAAGGGGGCCCCTGACGCGGCGGTGATCAACAGAAACTCTGCGTTGCTTCGGCGATGGGTGCGACGTGCGATGGGTGCGATGGGTGCTGCGGGGGAGCCGTGCGGCTGCCGCGGGACGGGAGCCGGAGCCCTGCGCCACTGCCGAGTGGCCCCGAAAGCCGCCGTGATAGCTTGCGAAAGCCAGTCGAACCCATGTACGTGGGTCAGGGAATCCGGTGGAAATCCGGAGCTGACGCGCAGCGGTGAGGGTGACGGGCGTGGCATCGGCCACTGGACCGGATCGACGGTCCGGGAAGGCGCCTCGTCCGGATGAACCCGAGTCCGAAGACCTGCTGGCGGCCTCCGTGGTCCCGAGACGGCGGGGGAGCACCGTACGACCGGGCTTCGCGTTCGAGCCCTCGACGTCTGAGGAACTTCCGTGCCCATCGCACGCCCCGCCCGCCCTGCCGCCCTGCTCATTTCCGGGGTCATCCTGTTGACCGGCTGCGGCGGCGCCTCGCCCGCCGACGGCAAGGCCTCCGAGGCCGCCGTCACCCTGGACAACTGCGGCCACACCGTCCGCGTGGAGTCCCCGCCCCGGCGGGCCGTCTCCCTCAACCAGGGCACCACCGAGATCATGCTCTCGCTGGGCCTCGCCGACCGTATGGCCGGCACCGCCACCTGGACCGACCCGGTCATGAAGGGCCTGGAGAAGGCCGACGCGAAGGTGAAGCGGATCGCCGACAACAACCCTTCCTTCGAACGGGTCCTGGACGCCGACCCCGACTTCGTCGCCGCCTCGTTCGAGTCCACGCTCGGCAAGGGAGGCGTCGCCACCCGGGAGCAGTTCGAGAAGCTCGGCGTACCCGCGTACGTCTCGCCCTCCGACTGCGCGGGCAAGGACAACACCGGAGACGGCGACGGCGCCCGCAAAAAGCCTCTCGGTATCGACGCGATCTACGGCGAGATACATGATCTGGCCGAGGTGTTCGGCGTGCAGGAGCGGGGCGACAAGCTCGTCGCCGAGCTGAAGCAGCGCATGAAGAAGGCCACCGCGGGCGTCGACGCCTCGGACGTCTCCCTCCTCTACTGGTTCGCCAACTCCGAATCGCCCTACATGGCGGGCTGCTGCGGCGCCCCCGGCATCATCACCCGGGCGTTCGACGCGAAGAACGTCTTCGACGACACCCACGAGGAATGGCCCCAGATCAACTGGGAGACGGTCGCCGACCGCGACCCCGACGTCCTCGTGATCGGCGATCTGACCCGCAAGTCGCAGACCGCCGAGTCCGCGAAGAAGAAGATCGAGTTCCTGGAGTCCGACCCGGTCACCAAGAACTTGACCGCCGTCAGGAAGAAGCGGTACGTCCTGCTCAGCGGGCAGGCCATGAACCCGACCATCCGCACCGTCGAGGGCGTCGAACAAGTGGCCGCCGCCCTGCGGGAGTTCGGGCTCGCCGGGTGACTCGCGAGGCGATGCGCGGGGCGACACGGCCGCGCGTGGGGCTGCTGTGCGCGGCCGGTGTGGCACTGCTCGTCGCATCCGTAGCCGTCGCGATCACCATCGGTCCGGCGGACATCCGCGTGGCCGACGTCTGGTCCGTGGTCGCGTCCCATCTCGGCTGGGGGAGTACGGAGCTGAGCCCCATCCGGGACGGGATCGTCTGGCAGCTGCGGCTGCCGCGCACCCTGCTGGCCGCCGTCTGCGGGGCCGGGCTCGCGGTGTGCGGCGCCGTGATGCAGTCCCTGCTGCGCAACCCGCTCGCCGACCCGTTCGTCCTCGGGGTGTCCTCGGGAGCCTCGACCGGCGCGGTCGTCGTGGTCGTCCTCGGCGCCGGCGGCGGCCTGGTGTCGGTCTCCGCCGGAGCGTTCCTCGGAGCGCTGCTGTCGTTCGGACTCGTGCTGCTGCTCAGCCACACCCTCGGCGGGACGACGGACCGGGTGGTGCTCAGCGGGGTCGCCGCGATGCAGCTCTTCTCCGCGCTGACCTCGTTCGTCGTGATGACCGCCGCCGACGCCGAGACCACCCGCGGCGTGCTGTTCTGGCTGCTCGGCTCCCTGGGCGGGGTCGGCTGGACCGACGTCTGGGTCTGCCTCGCGGTCCTGGTGGTCGCGCTGGCGGTCTGCCTGGCGTACGCGCGCACGCTGGACGCGTTCGCCTTCGGGCAGGACGCCGCCGCGAGTCTCGGGGTGTCCGTGGCCCGCACCCGGCTGGTGCTGCTGTGCGTGACGGCGCTCCTGACGGCCGCGCTCGTCAGCTCGGCGGGCGCCATCGGCTTCGTCGGACTCGTCCTGCCGCACGCCGCCCGGGCGCTGGTGGGCTCCGGTCACGCCCGGCTGCTGCCGGTCGCCGCCCTCGCCGGGGCGGTGTTCCTCGTGTGGGTGGACACCCTGGCCCGTACCGTCCTCGACCCCCAGGAGGTGCCCGTGGGCGTGGTCACCTCACTCATCGGCGTACCGGTGTTCGTGCTGGTGCTGTACCGGACACGGAGGACGCGATGACGGCCGAGCGCATCGAAGACGTCGAGTGCGGCGTCGGCGTGGAGGGCGTCGGGAAGGGGGAGGCCGTCCCGGCTGCCGGGCTCCGGGCCCGGCGCGTGACCCGTACCGCCGACGGGCGCGTCATCCTGGACGGCGTCAGCATCAGTCCCGCCCCGGGTACCACCGTCGGCCTCCTCGGTCCGAACGGCTCCGGCAAGTCCACCCTCCTGCGCCTGCTCTCCGGCGTCCTCGCCCCCGCCTCCGGCGTGGTCACCCTCGACGGCCGCCCGCTCGCCGAACTGGGCCGCCGCGACATCGCCCGCCGTATCGCGGTCGTCGAGCAACAGGCGGACACCCAGGTCGAGCTGAGCGTCCTGGACGTCGTACGCCTCGGTCGTACTCCGCACCGCCGCGCCTGGACGCCCCCGTCCCCGGCCGACGAGGAGGCCGTGCGCGAGGCACTGGACCGCACCGGCCTGGCCGACCGCGCCCACCAGTCCTGGCACACCCTGTCCGGCGGCGAACGCCAACGCGTGCAGATCGCCCGCGCCCTCGCCCAGGAACCCCACGAACTCCTCCTGGACGAACCGACGAACCACCTGGACATCCAGCACCAGCTCGACCTGCTGGGCCTGGTCACCTCGTTGCCGGTCACCAGTGTCGTCGCTCTGCACGACCTCAACCTCGCCGCGATGTACTGCGACCGGCTCGTCGTCCTGCGCGAGGGGCGCGTGGTGGCCGTCGGGACACCGGCCGACGTCCTCACGGAGAAACTCATCGCCGAGGTGTACGGCGTGCGGACCGCCGTCACCCGCGACGGTTCCGACGGCCGGCCGCACGTGCGTTTCCTGGGCACCGTGAGGCGGACCGCGCCCCCGGAACTCGCGAACACGTGTCCGGAATGATGTCGGCATCCCTGCGCGCGGCCTTCCACACGCCTACGCTCAGCCCGTGCTGCGTATCACCGACGCCCGAACCGGCGACTCCGTCACCGCCACCCCGGCCCGCCGGGGCCTGACCCGCGTCGAGGCGCATGTGCCGCGCCCCGACACCACCGGCCTGCGCGTGCTCCTGATCGCCGATGTCCTCGTACGGGCACTGGAGATCGGCGGGACGCCCGTCTGGACCGTCCTGACCGGCACGGAGGGACGCGCGGAGCTCCGGGCCCGGGCCAGGGCGCTCGGCATCCGCCCGTTCGAGGACGAACGGGACAGCAGCCCCGGCCTCGGCGAGTCCCAGGTACTGCGTGTACGCGGCCCGGACGACGAACGGGTGGGAGACGAGCCGGCGGATGGCGGCCCCACTTCCGAGGCGGCGGCGGCCGGTGGGACCACGACCGGCGGGAGGGCGGGCGGGCTGCGCGTCGAGGTCGCCCCGGCCGACATCGAGAGCGGCGTGGCGCGGGACGACGAGAACGCCACGGCCCTGCGCCTCGCCCTGCTCGCCCGCCCCCGCGGTGAAACCCTGCGGCTCGGCGCGGCCGACCTCGCGGAGGCCGAGGACCAGCTGAAGCGCTGGCGGGGCGCCGTCGCCACCTGGGCCACCCGGCCCTCAGGACCCATCCCCGACCCCGTACGGGACCAGCTGCGCGCCGCGTGGGAGGACGACCTCGACGTACCCGCCGTACTGGGCGTGCTGCGGAAGGTGGAGACGTCGGGCACCGTTCCGGACGGGGCCCGCTTCGAGACGTACGCCTACGCGGACCGGCTGCTCGGTCTTGAGCTCACCCGGGACATCGGCCGCGGGGCTCCGGCGTGATCGCGCGCGCCGGAGCGGGCCCGCTGCGGCGGCTGGTGGTGCTGCGGCACGCCAAGTCCGCCTGGCCGGACGGCGTCCCCGACCACGAACGCCCGCTGGCGTCGCGCGGGCGCCGGGACGCCCCGGCCGCCGGGCGCGTCCTCGCCGACGCCGACTGCCTGCCGGACCTCGCGCTCTGCTCCACCGCCGTACGCGCCAGGGAGACCTGGGAACTGGCCGCCGCCCAGTGGGGTACGCCCCCTCCGGTACGCCACGACGCGCGCCTGTACGCGGCCGATGTGCCCGAGTTGCTGGAAGTCGTGGGCGAGGCCCCGCCGGAGGCCGAGACCCTGCTGATCATCGGGCACAATCCCGGCCTGGAGGAACTCGTCCTCACGCTGGCCGCGGACAGCCTCGACGACGCTCTGGACGACGTCCGCGTGAAGTTCCCCACCTCGGCGATCGCGATCCTCGCCTGGCACGGCAGCGGCTGGGCGGGACTCGGCCCCGGCACGGCACTGCTCACGGACATGATCGTGGCGCGCGGCAAGAAGGCGCGCGGCGAGAAGGGGCACCGCGGGCGGGGGTGGTAGGCGGGCGGTGCCGCTCACCGGGACCGTCGGCCGGTGGTCGCACGCGTGTGCGCGGCACGCATACGCTGGTCCGATGCAGGACGAGTACCGCACCGTGGCCCGCGCAGGGGTGCACGAGACCGAGATCAACCGCTCCCGTTTCCTCTGCGCACTGGCACCGGCGGCCACCGAGCGGGAGGCCCAGGACTTCGTCGCGGCCGTCCGCAAGGAGCACGCGGACGCGTCGCACAACTGCTTCGCGTACGTCATCGGCGCCGACGCCTCCGTACAGAAGGCGAGCGACGACGGCGAACCGGGCGGCACCGCGGGCGTCCCCATGCTCCAGATGCTGCTGCGCCGCGACATGCGCTACGTGGTCGCTGTCGTCACCAGGTACTACGGAGGCGTCAAACTCGGCGCGGGCGGTCTCATCCGGGCCTACGGCGGCGCGGTCGGAGAAGCACTGGACACCCTCGGCACCCTCATGCGCAGACGCTTCCGGCTCGCGACCGTGACCGTCGACCACCAGCGGGCGGGCAAGGTGCAGAACGAGCTGCGGTCGACCGGCCGCGAGGTGCGTGACGTGCGCTACGGAGAGGCGGTCACCATCGAGATCGCACTGCCGGACGCCGACGTCGAGGCTTTCCGGAGCTGGCTGGCCGATGTCACGGCCGGGACAGCAGGGTTCGAACCGGGTGGAGAGGCGTACGGGGACGCATAGGCCGCACATCGGGCTGATACGGGAGTAGCCGCCCGTGATGTCCGACCCGGCCGTTAGTCTCGGGGATCATGAGGCTTCTGCACACTTCCGACTGGCATCTGGGCCGGGCGTTCCACCGGGTGAACATGCTCGGCGCCCAGGCCGAGTTCATCGGTCACCTCGTCACGACCGTGCGCGAGCGCGATGTGGACGCGGTGGTCGTGTCGGGGGACGTGTACGACCGGGCCGTGCCCCCGCTGGCCGCGGTCGAGCTCTTCGACGACGTGCTGCACCGCCTGGCCGGCCTCGGCGTACCGACGGTGATGATCTCCGGGAACCACGACTCCGCGCGCAGGCTCGGCGTCGGCGCCGGGCTCATCGACCGCGCGGGCATCCACCTGCGGACCCAGCCCGCGGCCTGCGGCACACCGGTGATACTGAAGGACACCTTCGGGGACGTGGCCTTCTACGGACTGCCGTATCTCGAACCGGCGCTGGTGCGGGACGAGTTCGGAGTGGAGAAGGCGGGCCACGAGAGCGTGCTCGCCGCCGCCATGGACCGGGTGCGCGCCGACCTCGCCACGCGGGCGCGGGGCACCCGTTCCGTCGTCCTCGCCCACGCCTTCGTCACGGGCGGCGAGGCCAGCGACAGCGAGCGGGACATCACCGTGGGCGGGGTCGCCGCCGTCCCGGCGGGCGTCTTCGACGGGGTCGACTACGCGGCGCTCGGCCATCTCCACGGCAGCCAGACCATCACGGAGCGCGTGCGCTACTCGGGCTCCCCGCTGCCGTACTCCTTCTCGGAGACCGACCACCGCAAGAGCATGTGGCTGGTCGACCTGGCGGCCGACGGTTCGGTGGAGGCGGAGCGCCTCGACTGTCCCGTACCGCGCCCGCTGGCCCGTATCCGGGGGGAGCTGGAGGAACTGCTCGCCGATCCGGAGCTGGCGCGTCACGAGGAGGCGTGGGTCGAGGCGACCCTCACCGACGCGGTGCGTCCAGCCGACCCCATGGCGCGGCTCACCGAGCGGTTCCCGCACACACTCAGCCTCGTCTTCGACCCGGAGCGGGGGCCCGACGACCCCGACGTCTCGTACGCCCGGCGGCTCGCGGGACGCAGCGACCAGCAGATCGCGGAGGATTTCGTGGCCCATGTGCGTGGCGCCGGTCCCGACGAGCGGGAACAGGCCGTGCTGCAGGACGCGTTCGACACCGTCCGCGCCGACGACACGGTCCGCGAGGTCGCCAGGTGACCGCCACGCTGGACTTCGAGGGGGCCCGATGAGGCTGCACCGGCTGCACATCACCGCTTTCGGGCCCTTCGGCGGTGCCCAGGAGGTCGACTTCGACGACCTGTCGACCGCCGGACTCTTCCTGCTGCACGGGCCGACGGGCGCGGGCAAGACCTCCGTCCTGGACGCCGTCTGCTTCGCGCTGTACGGCTCCGTGCCGGGCGCCCGGCAGGGCGGTTCGCTGCGCAGCGACCACGCGCTCTCCGACACCCGCACCGAGGTGACACTCGAACTCACCGTGGCCGGGCGGCGGTTGGAGATCACCCGGCAGCCGCCCTTCGAGCGTCCCAAGCGGCGCGGCACGGGCACCATGACGGAGAAGGCGCAGAGCTGGCTGCGCGAGTACCACGCGCCCGCCGGCTCCTGGAAGGACCTCAGCCGTTCCCACCAGGAGATCGGCGAGGAGATCACCCAGCTGCTCGGCATGAGCCGTGAGCAGTTCTGCCAGGTCGTGCTGCTGCCCCAGGGCGACTTCGCGCGCTTCCTGCGGGCCGACGCGGAGGCCCGCGGCAGGCTCCTCGGCCGTCTCTTCGACACCCGGCGCTTCGCCGCCGTCGAGCAGAGCCTGGCCGAACGCAGGCGCACGGCCGAGACACAAGTGCGCGCCGGGGACGCCGAGTTGCTCGCCGACGCCCACCGGATGCAGCAGGCGGCCGGTGACCTCGTCGAGCTGCCGCTCCCTGAGCTCACGCCCGGTGAACCGGGACTGGCCGAGGCCGTCCTGGAGTGGGCGGCGATCAACAGGAGCACGGCCCGCGAGAGATTCACGATCGCCCACTGCGCACAGGCGGCCACCGACTCGGCACAGGCCGCCG is a genomic window of Streptomyces sp. NBC_00414 containing:
- a CDS encoding cation diffusion facilitator family transporter, producing the protein MSTEQGGHRHDHGYGDGEDGYGHDHAPDRAPTSGHAHGRPGHAHGSGHPSRSGHPLRHRLTHLLTPHSHATTDKVDSALESSARGVRTLWISLAVLGVTAVAQAVVVAVSGSVALLGDTVHNAADALTAVPLGIAFVLGRRAATRRFTYGYGRAEDLAGLVIVLTIAASAVFAGWTAIDRLLDPRPVEHLPVVAAAAVIGFVGNEWVARYRIRVGREIGSAALVADGLHARTDGFTSLAVLLGAGGAAIGWQLADPVVGLAITAALLLVLRDAAREVFRRVMDAVDPALLDSAERALREVPGVHGIGELRLRWIGHRLRAEVAVVVDGEASVRQAHRVAVAAEHALLHAVPGLTAALVHADPSPAPGESDPHLALAHHTTTG
- a CDS encoding ArsR/SmtB family transcription factor; protein product: MSARMHLSPAHDEHPRTPGEEQFALAAELLALLGDRTRLVLLHFLAEDEADVTTLTERCGAARPAVSQHLARLRLAGLVNTRKEGRRVIYSLRDGHLRRVVDEALNLADHRLSDRPAHD
- a CDS encoding VOC family protein, translating into MNRDARVRSDVVSSHSVAGAPCWVSLTARDQETSEAFYRAVLGWRFRTTSLMDRFRIAYADGVPVAGIAAVATMWQMAVAWTPYFAVDSADEAVARGQERGGTTAVGPIGFPPGRAALLADRDGAVFGIWEGQLVVGWETWRRAAPAFLRLHTRNAFDAAMFYGEVLEWATSRPGCCEVHYDGDEVVLRSDGAVVARIHSGAVEAAPDPTIRPHWQVHFPVPDVEACVRAALAHGGTVRDGATTTEAVLRDPDGAQFTVTSKPQP
- a CDS encoding MHYT domain-containing protein; this encodes MQGTVDGFSYGTVTPVTAYVMACLGAALGLRCITRSLRNDKSWKPGWLALGAASIGCGIWTMHFIAMIGFQVEESRIRYDVGLTVLSLAVAIAVVGIGVLAVGYRGASTTTLVIAGTFTGLGVAAMHYIGMAAIRLNGSLRYEVRTVALSVLIAVVAATAALWAAVAIRGFLTSLAASLVMGVAVTGMHYTGMAAVSVHLHGAAGSPDVGDSAHSLLLPMLIGPVLFLALAGVVVMFDPMLVLGDGDWNRTASRRRGPGPRTEPPAWSGSAFEAPPKATDRRAYEPGAPGRRNG
- a CDS encoding CoA-binding protein; amino-acid sequence: MYGDPATIRKILTESGDTWAVVGLSSNERRAAYGVADVLQRYGKRVIPVHPKAETVHGEKGYASLADIPFEVDVVDVFVNSDLAGAVADEAVAIGAKAVWYQLGVIDEAAYQRTRAAGLDMVMDRCPAIEIPRLG
- a CDS encoding ABC transporter substrate-binding protein, with amino-acid sequence MPIARPARPAALLISGVILLTGCGGASPADGKASEAAVTLDNCGHTVRVESPPRRAVSLNQGTTEIMLSLGLADRMAGTATWTDPVMKGLEKADAKVKRIADNNPSFERVLDADPDFVAASFESTLGKGGVATREQFEKLGVPAYVSPSDCAGKDNTGDGDGARKKPLGIDAIYGEIHDLAEVFGVQERGDKLVAELKQRMKKATAGVDASDVSLLYWFANSESPYMAGCCGAPGIITRAFDAKNVFDDTHEEWPQINWETVADRDPDVLVIGDLTRKSQTAESAKKKIEFLESDPVTKNLTAVRKKRYVLLSGQAMNPTIRTVEGVEQVAAALREFGLAG
- a CDS encoding FecCD family ABC transporter permease, producing the protein MRGATRPRVGLLCAAGVALLVASVAVAITIGPADIRVADVWSVVASHLGWGSTELSPIRDGIVWQLRLPRTLLAAVCGAGLAVCGAVMQSLLRNPLADPFVLGVSSGASTGAVVVVVLGAGGGLVSVSAGAFLGALLSFGLVLLLSHTLGGTTDRVVLSGVAAMQLFSALTSFVVMTAADAETTRGVLFWLLGSLGGVGWTDVWVCLAVLVVALAVCLAYARTLDAFAFGQDAAASLGVSVARTRLVLLCVTALLTAALVSSAGAIGFVGLVLPHAARALVGSGHARLLPVAALAGAVFLVWVDTLARTVLDPQEVPVGVVTSLIGVPVFVLVLYRTRRTR
- a CDS encoding ABC transporter ATP-binding protein, with translation MTAERIEDVECGVGVEGVGKGEAVPAAGLRARRVTRTADGRVILDGVSISPAPGTTVGLLGPNGSGKSTLLRLLSGVLAPASGVVTLDGRPLAELGRRDIARRIAVVEQQADTQVELSVLDVVRLGRTPHRRAWTPPSPADEEAVREALDRTGLADRAHQSWHTLSGGERQRVQIARALAQEPHELLLDEPTNHLDIQHQLDLLGLVTSLPVTSVVALHDLNLAAMYCDRLVVLREGRVVAVGTPADVLTEKLIAEVYGVRTAVTRDGSDGRPHVRFLGTVRRTAPPELANTCPE
- a CDS encoding SixA phosphatase family protein, producing MIARAGAGPLRRLVVLRHAKSAWPDGVPDHERPLASRGRRDAPAAGRVLADADCLPDLALCSTAVRARETWELAAAQWGTPPPVRHDARLYAADVPELLEVVGEAPPEAETLLIIGHNPGLEELVLTLAADSLDDALDDVRVKFPTSAIAILAWHGSGWAGLGPGTALLTDMIVARGKKARGEKGHRGRGW
- a CDS encoding YigZ family protein, encoding MQDEYRTVARAGVHETEINRSRFLCALAPAATEREAQDFVAAVRKEHADASHNCFAYVIGADASVQKASDDGEPGGTAGVPMLQMLLRRDMRYVVAVVTRYYGGVKLGAGGLIRAYGGAVGEALDTLGTLMRRRFRLATVTVDHQRAGKVQNELRSTGREVRDVRYGEAVTIEIALPDADVEAFRSWLADVTAGTAGFEPGGEAYGDA
- a CDS encoding exonuclease SbcCD subunit D; its protein translation is MRLLHTSDWHLGRAFHRVNMLGAQAEFIGHLVTTVRERDVDAVVVSGDVYDRAVPPLAAVELFDDVLHRLAGLGVPTVMISGNHDSARRLGVGAGLIDRAGIHLRTQPAACGTPVILKDTFGDVAFYGLPYLEPALVRDEFGVEKAGHESVLAAAMDRVRADLATRARGTRSVVLAHAFVTGGEASDSERDITVGGVAAVPAGVFDGVDYAALGHLHGSQTITERVRYSGSPLPYSFSETDHRKSMWLVDLAADGSVEAERLDCPVPRPLARIRGELEELLADPELARHEEAWVEATLTDAVRPADPMARLTERFPHTLSLVFDPERGPDDPDVSYARRLAGRSDQQIAEDFVAHVRGAGPDEREQAVLQDAFDTVRADDTVREVAR